AGCACATTCTTCGCCTGGTAAAAGGGCGGATTGCGGTAGAACGATTGCAGTCTGGACAGAGAGATCCGTCGTCCGCTCCCTCTGTCTTCCGGCCCTTTGGGCAACACCAGTCGTCCTTTTTTCGGAACGAAAAACGAAGGAGAAGAGTCTGTCCGGGTGGAACGGGACCGCACGATTCCGGCACGGGAAGAGGAAAAGCTTCCCCAGGATCCCGCCTCCCGGGAAAAACAGGAGGGATCAAACGGATCGGAGGGAACCTCCCGGAAAAGCCCCTGTCCCTTTTTTTCCGGCGGGAAGGGTTCCCGGAGGGTTTCCAGAAGCTGGCGGACAGGAGGAGAGGGAAGACCTGTCGTCCCGTCCTCGCCTTCTCCCCCCACATAGCTGATCCACAGCGAAGACCGGGCGGAAAGCAGAATTTCCAGAAAAAGATGGAGGTCGTCTTCCCGGACCGAACGGTCCAGGGGACGGGGGGATTCCCGGAGGAAATCGAAGCTTTGGGCAACGTCGTTCCGGGGAAAGGCACTCTCTCCCATCCCCAGAAGACAAACGATACGAAACGGAATGGACCGGAGGGGAACCATCCGCCCAAACGTGATCCCGCCGGAAAAGAATCGGTCACGCCAGGTTGTCCGGAAGATCCTCCGGGAGAGCATTTCCGTCACCATCATACAGTCCATGTCTTCGACATCGTGGATATCCCGGCAAAGCTCCCGGAGCGATTGTCCCAGCGCAAAAAGATCCCTATCCCGGTCGGGGTCCAGAACGAAGAAATCGGACAGAAGCGCCGACACCGATTCCGCCCAGGCGGAGAGGGCATGGCGCCCGGAGAGCCTGTCGCGCCAGGAACGGAAGAGATCCAGGAGACGAAACAGGATGCCGGCTTTTTCGCCCTGGGGGTCATCGGGGAGAACAAAAGGAGAGACCGGAAAGACCAAACCTTGTTCTTCGATCCCCGTACAATACCCTTCGAGAATCCGGCTGACCGCCCAGTCCAGGGTGTGGTCTTCGGGTTCGTCCCTTGTCCTGTCCTGTTTGTCCACCCCCCAGCGGAATCCTGCCCGGGCAAGCGCTTCCAGGAGTTCGGACGCCATCTTCCTGTCAAGCGAAAAGCGGTCCAGAACGGTCTGAAACGACAGGAGCCTCTGGACGAAAGACAACGTCAGGGGAAAGACAGGAAGCCGGAGAAGACCCACTAACGCATCGGCAAGAGCGGCTTCAAAGGGGGGGCGGTCCGAGACGGTGACGGACAGGACGGGTTCGCCGGCCCTCCCGCCTTCACCGGTGGCTTCGAACACGGCGCGGATCGTCCCGGCATAGAGTTCTGTCTCGGGAGCCAGAATCACAACGTCTTCCAGCCGCAAATCCGGCTGGGCCAGAAAACGGTCGAGCAGAAAGTCCCGGAGGGTTTCCACCTCCCGGACAACGGAGGGACTGGAGACAATCCGGAGGGAACCATCGTCGGGAAGCCTTTCCAAAAATTCGGCGGCGGCATCCATCCGGAACAGGCTGCGCTGAAGACGGGAAAGGGTGGTCGTGCCTTCGGGCTCTTCGAAACACTCCCGGATATCGGCCACCGGATCCTCCGGCCGGATTCCTTCTTCGAGCTTTTTGTGAAGGTCCCTGGCGGTCCGTCCGAGGAACGCGAGAAGAGGATGCCCCGGATCGAAATACGGCTTCAGCTCCTCTTCCATGTGTTCCCAGGAACGGAGGGACACCATATCCGCCCAGTAGCGGTCCGTCGGATTGAGAAAGAAGAAATGCACCTGGCAGGATGTTTCCCGGCCAATCCGAAAAAAGATGTCAAGCGTAGCGGGAGCGATCCCGGAAAGTCCGAACAGAAACAGCCTGTCGGGAAGAGCTTCCTGCCAGAGGGAATCCAGGACGGGAAGGGAGTGAAATTCGTGAAGAAGGCGGGCAAAATGTGCCGGATGGTCTTTCCCCGCCACGTTGCGCCAGAGAACGGCGGGCCAGGAAAGGTCCTCCGGAAAGTCTTCCCATGATGTCAGCCATTCGGGACGATACAGCATGGCCCTGTCGAACAGCTCGGACAGTTCATCGGAAAGACTGACGAGACGGCGGGAGGGATCCCCTTCCCCAAGATAGTGCCGGAATTCGGAAAAAACCGGATCGTCCCGGAGCGCAGGAAGAATCCGAAGGAGACGGAGAAAAAGCGCATTCCGCTCAAAATGCACCACCTGGCCGGAACGTCCAAAGCCCGTTTCCAGAAAGTCCCGGATCCAGGCGCCGGGAAGCGGGGTCGCAATATTCATCGCCACCCCCTGCACGTCGGCCAGACGATAGGTCAGCCATCGACCGATTGTCGGGTTCTGGGGAAGGATCGTCACCGGAGACCACGGCGGGGGGGGATCGTCCCGGATCACGGAAAAAAGCTGATCGGTCAGGCGCTCCATCCGGTTGGAGACATGCAGGACAAGCACTCCCGGAAATCCCCTTTCTTTTGATGGCGGACATGCAAGACCGGTGGGACTGTCACCGGGATCAGACGGTCAAAACGACACGGAAACGGGCCTTGTTCCGGATCATGATTTCATACGCTTCCTCTGCCCGGTCCAGAGGCATGCGCTCGACCATGGCCCGGATGCCGGCCAGATTTGCGAAGTTGAGCGTCTCTTCCGAATCCAGGGCGTCGCCCGAAGGCCAACCCGACACCGATTTGCGCTTCGGGATCAGCTGGAGAGGAGACACCTGGACCGGCGCCGTATCCGCACCCAAAAGCACCATGCGCCCATCGTCTCCCAGAGCGTCGACCAGACGGCTGATCGTATCGCTGTGGGGAACCGTGGCAAGAATGACCCGCGCGCCCCCCATTTTTTCCAGCGCTTCCACCGGATTTTCCTTCTTCATGTCCACATACTCGTCCGCGCCCAATGAACGGGCGAGGCCGGACTTCTCCGATCCCGAGGAGAGCGCGACGGTCCGGAACCCCATTTTTTTGGCGAACTGGAGCGCCAGGTGGCCGAGGCCACCGATCCCCAGAACCGCGACGACGGAACCCGCCAATGCACCGGCGTGCCGCAGACTGTTGAAGGTGGTGACCCCTGCGCAGAGAAGAGGAGCGGCTTCCGCGGGATCCATGCCATCCGGTATACGGGCGAGAGCATGTTCGGGGGCCACCATAAATTCGGCATAGCCTCCGTCGAAAGAGATTCCCGTAATCCGTCCGCGGGAGCAAAGAATGAAGTCGCCCCTCCGACATGCCGGACAGGTCAGACAGTGGCCGCCGTGCCAGCCGACCCCCACAGCGTCTCCTTTCCGGAAATCCGCGACTCCGGGTCCGGTTTCCAGAATGACCCCCACCACCTCATGTCCCGGAATCCGGGGATAGGAGATTCCCGGAAAAAGACCCTCCCGGACGAACATGTCACTGTGACAGATTCCGCAGGCCTGAACGCGAAGCAGGACCTCTCCGGACCCCGGACGGGGATCAGGCACATCCTGACAGACAAACGGCTGACCCGGACCAAGAGAACGAACGGCTTTCATCGGCTCAACCCTCCTTGCTGGATTGTTTTTGGGAACAGAAAACCGCTTTCCGGAGCGGATTCAGGGAAGGCGCGGTCAATTTTTTCCGGTCAGGGAAGGATCTTTCAGACCATCCTGCCGACCGAAACTCCGGCTTTTTTCATCAAGGATCCTGTTTTCGACCAGAACGGCTCTCATCCGAAGGAGACAGGAAAGGAACGTCTCCTGTTCCTCGGGAGTAAACGTGTCAAAAATGCTGGCCACCCTGTTCATAAAGGGCGAACAGAGCTTCCGGATGGATTCCTCCGCCTAGGGCGTCAGGGAAATGATCGTCACGCGTCGGTCCGAAGGGAGCGGGACCCGCTCGACCATCCCTTCCCGTTCAAGGGCATCCACATGGGCCGTGATATTGGTGGCGGTCACTCCCAGACGGTCTTTCAGGGCGCTCATCATCATCGGACCATATTCGTAGAGATTCCCCAGAAGATACATTCTCTGCGGGGTGTATCCGTCCATCTCCATCTGGGACTCGGCCCACCGGACAAACGCGGGACCCAGCATCCAGAAAAGCTTCATGAGCTTGATCCGGATGGGATACTCCTCCCAGGGAGATTCCTCTTCCTTCTTGTTCAGAACGTCCACCTTGAGCCTCCTCCCGCTTTTTTGAAACCATTCTAGCAAATTTCTCTCTCAGGCCGATATTGGACTTCCTGACCCACACAGGCTGGCGAAACAGAAACGGCCTGACGCTCTCTTTTCAGCAGGAGGATCTCACCCATGCCTCTCGAACGATCTCTCAAATGCCTGAAACCATTCTGCCAAAAAGAAAACCGGCCTTCCTGCAGGAAACACGTCCCGGGAGAGTCTCCCCCCACTGTCGGAAAGATCCGTGCCTCCCCGGATTCCAGATTTCTTCGAAGGAATCACCTCCTTGACAAAAGGATACCACAAAAGTTTAATATTTGGTAATTCAATTATTGACTATCTGTATCTGAACAGAATATCGTATGATGCAGTGCGCTGACGCCTTCCTCCTCGACAAGAACAGATAGGGAGTTCCGGACTGAGAAGCCAGCCGGATTCCCGCATATGAGGTTAAAACATCCATCATGATGACTCCCGGGGCCAAAACCTCCGCATTTTCCCTCGCAACACTGCTGATCCTGGCAGGATGCGCCGTCGGGCCGGACTTCCATACGCCTCCAGCCCCCAAGACGAACGCCTACACGAAAAAACCGCTCCCGGAAAACGTGACGGTCACCGAAAACGGGAAGAAGGTCGTCCAGACCTTTCGACCGGGAAGCGATATTCCGGGAGAGTGGTGGACGCTGTTTCACTCCAGAGCCCTGAACGGACTGATCGAGGAAGCCCTGAAATCGAACCCCAACTTCAAGGCGGCCGAACAATCCCTTCTTCAGGCCATGGAAAACGTCGGTGTCGGAGAAGGTTCGTTTCTTCCGAGCGGAACCGCAAGCCTGGGCACCACCCAGCAATACTTCAACGGAGCGGCTTTCGGCGCACCGTTCCTGTCCAATCTCTTTACCCTCAACACCGGAAATGTGTCCGTCTCCTACACGCTGGACATTTTTGGGGGAATCCGCCGCCAGCTGGAATCCCTGAAAGCCCAGGCCGAATACCAGCGCTATCAGCTGGAAGCGGCCTACCTGACCCTGACGTCGAACATTGTGCTGACCGCTATCCAGGAGGCTTCCTACCGCGCCCAGATCGCAGCCACGCGGCAGATTGTCAACGTTCTCGACCGTGAACTGTCCATTGTCCGGCACCAGTACGCTCTGGGGTATGCTTCCCGGACGGCGGTTCTCACCCAGGAAACCATTCTCTATCAGGAAAAAGCCCTGCTTCCCGCTCTCAAAAAGCAGCTGGCTTTTGAAAAACACCAGATGGCCGTGTATCTGGGACGCTTTCCGAATGAGAAGATCGGAGACGATTTCCGGCTCGACGACTTGTCCCTGCCCAAACAGCTTCCGCTTTCCCTTCCCTCCGAACTTGTCGAACACCGGCCGGACATCCGGGCGGCCGAAGAGCAGCTGCACTCCGCCAGCGCCCAGATCGGGGTCGCCACAGCCAACATGCTTCCCCAGGTCTCCCTGACCGGCAACTACGGAAGCGAAAGCATCGAAGGGTATTTCTCGCCAGGAAGCCAGTTCTGGGCCTGGGGTCCGTCTGTGTCGAACCCGCTTTTCCAGGAATTTACGCTGTATCACCAGAAAAAGGCGGCCATAGCGGCCTTCAGGAAAGCCAAGGACCAGTACAAGAACGCAATTTTGCAGGCTTTCCAGAATGTCGCGGATACCCTTCGCTCGATCCAGTCCGACGCCGACATCCTGAATGTGCAAACCAGTGCGGAAAAAGCGGCACAGGAAAGCCTTCATATCGCCGAGCACCAGTTCACCATCGGAGCCATCGGCTACCCGGATCTCTACAATGCCCAGCGAACCTACCAGCAGGCCCTGATCAATCTCGTCCAGGCCCGCGCCAACCAGTATTCCGATACCGTGGCGCTGTTTCAGGCCCTTGGCGGCGGGTGGTGGAATCTTCCCGGGGCCACACCAAAAGGCATCAAACTCGCGAACCTAAACGCGACCCGCTGAAGACAACCCGATGATCAACTCCATCACACCCAACCTGAAGAAGGGACGCGATCTCGCATGGTAACCTTTTTTCTCAAGCGCCCGATTTTTGCCGGTGTCGTCGCGATCATCATGGTCCTGACCGGAATGATCGCCTTCAAGCTCCTGCCGGTCTCCCAGTTTCCCCGGATCGTCCCTCCCCAGGTGACCGTCACGGCCAACTATCCCGGAGCCTCCGCACAAGTGGTGGCCGACACGGTCACGACTCCCCTCGAAGAGGTGATCAGCGGGGTTCCGGGGATGGCGTATATGTCTTCGAACAGCTCGAACGACGGAAGTTCGACGATCACCATCACCTTCAAGGTCGGGTATCCCATCGATATCGCGGCCGTGGACGTCCAGAACCGGATCTCCCAGGCCTCCCCCCAGCTCCCGGCCATCGTCAACCAGGGCGGAATCGTCATCCAGAAGAAAAACCCGAACTTTGTCCTGATCGTGAACCTTATCTCACCCGACGGATCGATCGATCCGATCACCATGAGCAACTATGCCTATCTTCAGATCGTGGATCCCCTGAAACGGCTTCCCGGAGTCAGTGACGCCCAGATATTCGGGGAGAGGCGCTATTCGATGCGCATCTGGCTGAACCCGGACAAACTCTCCCGTCTCGGTGTCACCGCCGTCGATGTCCAGAATGCCATTGCCGAGCAAAATATCCAGGTCGCCGCCGGAAAGATCGGGGAAGCCCCCGCTCCCCGGGGAACCATGTTTGAGTATCAGGTCAATGCCCTGGGCCGGCTCAGCACCCCCGAGGAATTCGGAAACATCATCGTCAAGGCGGGCACCACCAGCAATGCGGCCGTCCGTCTTCGCGACGTCGCCAGAATCAGGCTCGGCTCCCTGCAGTACACCTCCGCGGCCCACATGGACAAAAACAAGACGATCGTCATCGGAATTTTCCAGGCCCCCGGGTCCAACGCCCTGGACCTCGACAAGGCGGTCAAGGACAAGATGAAAGAACTGTCGAAGCGTTTTCCGAAAGGGATGACCTATTCGATCAAATACGATACGACGATGTTCGTCTCCGCCTCCATGCATGAAGTCGTCTTCACTCTTCTGGAAGCCCTGATCCTGGTGATGATCGTTGTCTTTCTCTTTCTGCAAAGCTGGCGAACGATGGTGATCGCCGGGATTGCCATCCCGGTCTCTCTCATCGGGACGCTGGCTGTCATGAAGATCGTCGGGTTCTCCCTGAACACGGTGAGTCTCCTGGGAATGGTCCTGGCCATCGGCCTCGTGGTCGACGATGCGATTGTGGTGGTCGAAAACGTCGAAAGGCAACTCGAACATGGGCTCCCGCCGATGGAAGCGGTCCGGATCGCCATGGGAGAAGTCACGGGACCCATCATCGCAACTTCCGCCGTCCTGGGCGCAGTGTTTGTTCCGGTCGGCTTTCTTCCCGGGGTCACGGGAGAACTCTACCGGCAGTTTGCCCTCACGATTGCCATCTCTGTCGGGCTGTCCGCTTTCAATTCCCTGACCCTGACGCCGGCTCTCTCAGGATGGCTTCTGCGCTACCGGGGTCCTTCGGAAATCTTTGTGTTCCGGAAATTCAACGAAATCTTCAATACTGTCCGGGACGGGTATGCGCGGATGATCCACCGCGCCATCGAGGCCAAGTGGTATGCCATGGGACTCTTCCTGGGCGGCATCATCATGACATACGGGCTTTTCGTCCGCGTTCCGCACACCTTTCTTCCGGTGGAAGATCAGGGGTATTTCTTCGTCATCATCCAGCTTCCCGACGGCGCCTCGCTCGAACGCACGGAAAACGTCGCAAAAACGGTCCGGGACACTCTTCTTGCCACTCCCGGAATCGATCACGTTGTCTCGATCAGCGGATTCAATTTCCTGACATTTGCAAACCAGTCCAACAGCGCGGCCGAATTTGCCATCCTGAAGCCCTGGGAAGTGCGGGGGAGATATCGCACGGCTTCCATGATCGTCAACGAGGTCCGCCCCAAATTGCTCATGATTCCGGCCGGTCTGGCGCTGGCCTTCGACCCTCCCTCCATCCCCGGCCTGGGAACAACCGGAGGATTCGAATTCGAAGTGGAAGATCTGACGGGCAAAGGGAGCAAGGCCCTTGACCAGGCCACCCAGGATCTGATCGCGGAGGCGAAGAAGCAGCCCGAAATCGATGCCCGTCAGGTCTTCACGACCTTCAGCACCCAGACCCCCCAGCTGGATTACGATCTCGACCGGACAAAGGCAAAACTCCTGGGGCTCAACCTGCCGGACATCTTCAACACGCTCCAGATCTATCTGGGATCCCTCTATGTGAACAACTTCAACATGTATGGAAGAACGTTCCGGGTCACCCTTGAAGCGGACAAGGGCGCGCGAAAAAATGCGCGGGACCTGTCCAGACTTTACGTGCGAAACACATCGGGAGGCATGATTCCCCTGGACACTCTGGGAAAACTTAAACCCACCGTCGGACCGGAAACCATCTCCCACTACAACATCTTCGGATCGGCCCAAATCAGCGGTGGGCCTGCTCCGGGCTTCAGCTCCGGAGATGCCATCACCGCCATGGAAAGGGCCGCCCGGAAGTCCCTGCCCAACGATTTCGGATTTGAGTGGACGGGGATCACCTATCAGGAACTCAAGGTCGGATCGGTGGAAAAGATCACCTTCGGAATCTCCCTGGTCTTCGTGTTCCTTTTTCTGGCCGCCCTGTATGAGAGCTGGTCGATGCCCTTCATGGTCATCCTGGCCGTCCCGCTGGCAATCTTCGGGGCGATTTTCGCGACCTAGCTCCGGGGCAAGCAACTGGACGTCTATTCCCAGATCGGCTTCGTCATGCTGATCGGCCTCTCCGCCAAAAACGCCATCCTGATCGTCGAGTTTGCCCGAAGACTTCGGGAAAAAGGCGAAGGGATTGTCGAAGCGGCAATGGAAGCGGGAAGACTTCGTCTGCGTCCCATCCTGATGACCGCGTTCGCGTTCATTCTCGGGGTGATCCCCCTGATGGTGGCCACCGGTGCAGGAGCCGCCAGTCGCCAGTCGATCGGCACCACGGTCTTTGGGGGCATGCTTGCCGCAACCATTTTAAGCCTTGGCTTTGTCCCGATTTTTTACGCAGTCATTGAAAAATTTCGCGAGGGGCGGAAAAGCGAAGAGCCCATGGAGTCATCCCATTGAACACACTTTCCGGAAAAACGGTGGATACAGAACAGCCAGGAGAACAGGATCGATGAACGTACAGAGACTCTCCCCAATTCAAACAGGGATCCTCCTCTTTCTGGGCGGAGCGATCCTCTTTGCCCTGCAAGGGCGGTTTCACCTGTTCAATTTTTCTCTTTTTTCCCCTCCCCCAAAACCCGTCCCGTTCCGGATGCCGGTCCCCGTGGCGTTTGTAGAGCAAAAAACGGTTCCGGTCTACAAGACATACGTGGGAACGACAGAAGCGATCAAAAACGTGACGTTGCAGGCGATGGTGACCGGCTACCTCAGGGATCAGCTCGTCCCCGACGGCTCCGATGTCCGGAAGGGAACCGTGATCTATAAGATCGATTCACGGTATTACAAGGCCTCTGTCGACCAGGCACGGGCACAAAAGGAACGCGACGCCGCCAATCTGGAATATGCCAACGTCAACCAGCACCGCAATGCCCTCATGGTGACCCACGGGGATGTCTCGAAAGATGCGTATGATCTTGCCACGAGCACAATGCATCAGGCCAGATCCTCCGTTCTTTCCGACAAGGCCAACGAAGAACTTGCCAAGATCAATCTGGGCTATACAAGGATCGTGGCCCCGTTCGCCGGCCGGCTCAGCCACAGCCAGGCCTTCAAGGGAAGCCTGATTGCAAGCGGAACCACACTCAACACCCTCGTCCAGCTGGACCCGATCTACGCCACCTTCAATCCCCCCGAGCCGGACTTGCCCCTGATTTCTGCAAACCAGAAAAAAGGCTCTCTCCCGGCGGTGATCACTCTGGCCGACAATCCGGATTCCCGCTACCGGGGACGGCTGACCTTTCTCGACAATACCGTGGACCGGACGACCGGGACCATCACCGCCAGGGTCACCATTTCGAACCCGGACAGGACTCTTCTTCCCGGACAGTTTGTCCGCGTCCATCTCCACATCGGAGATCATCCGGGTGCGCTTCTCGTTCCGCAGGTCGCCATCGGATCGAGCCAGGTCGGAAAATATCTTTACGTTATCGGAAAGGGAAATATTGCCGAAATGCGGTTCGTCTCCCTGGGAAGCACCTTCGGGAACATGACGGAAGTTACAAAAGGAGTGAATCTCGGAGAAGCCGTGATCGTGGGGAACCAGCAGAAAATCGGGCCGGGTATGCCAGTCCTGCCGATTTATCCCAAAAAAACCAGCACTCGTTCCTGAACCGCCCGTCAGAAAGGGGCGGACGTGTCCCCTGGCGGAAAGGGAACGGTTGTCTGATTACATTCCGGACGGAATCTCCACACCGGACATGCGGGCAAATCCCTGAAGGGAGACGGGCGGCTCCACCTTTAAAGACATCCGGGACGCCACCGAAGGGGAGACAATCGAACGGGCTTTTTCGAGGTCCGTCCCCCGAAGGGCGATCCACAGCCTTTCCTGGGCCAGACTCCAGAAATAGGGCTCGTCCGGTCGGGTTTTTCTGTGGACCATGGGCAGGTCCTTGCGTGTCGCGCGCAAGGGCAAAAGGGTTATCAGCCCCGATTCTTCGACCAGATGCTCCAGAACGACAGGGGCCCACTCTTTCGCATACCCCTCCGGCTCCTTCCATCCGTCCACATATCGGTATCGGAGAGACCAGGAAAAGTCCCGGGCGGCCTCCAGTGTCCGGAAAGACATGCGGGCAAGAACTTTCCGGAAACCGGACATCCCGATCGTGCTGAGGGAACGGACATCGGCAGACACGGTCAGGACGGGAAGGACCCGCCCGCACCGAATCGTGGCGTGGACCCGAACCTCCTTTTCGCGCTCCGCCTGTTCCAAAACGGTTCCCCACCATCGGACCAGTCCGGCAGCAGCGGAGGGAACGGGAGTCTCCCCGGGACTGCCCTCCAGAAAACCCTCGCCAGGCGGAACACGCACGGGCCGGATATCAAAGGCCGGGAGATGAGCGTCCGGGATCCCCTCCTCAAGCGTCCCGACCGCCACGTTCGTCAAAAGGGCGTCATCGAGGAACGTCAGCCACGCCTTGCACGGCGGCTCAAACAAATCGTCACGGGAAAAAAAAGGCGTGTTGAGGATAGCATCAACCTCTATCTCCCCTTTTTCCGGACCGACCAGGACATAATGGAATCCATCCTCCACTTTCCGAAAAAAAAGGCCGCATCGCCCTTCCGGATAGGGATGACGGCGACGGACACGGAAGACAACGCCGCCCCGGCTCTCTTTTGAGAGCATCTCCCTGAACCGCTCCAGGATTCCGCGATCCAGAGGAAGCGACCAGCTTTCCACCTCTTCCAAAAAGATTTCCATTGCGTCCAGGGGAAGATCTTCCCGGAGGAAGGATGGAAAATCCTCCGACCAGAAGAGAAGAGAGCCCTTGCCGGAAAACCGGAGATGGAAGGCGTTTTCCGGCAAGCCGGAAGCAAGAAGAACCTTGTTCAGTGATTCCGGAGCCACCGGGCAACCATTTTTCCGAAACAGAGGATGCTGTGCCGCAATAATCTTCATCGTCCTCCCGGAGGAGAGGGGTTGAGGAAAAAGACGCGCCCTTGTCGTGC
The sequence above is drawn from the Leptospirillum ferriphilum ML-04 genome and encodes:
- a CDS encoding exodeoxyribonuclease V subunit gamma, encoding MLVLHVSNRMERLTDQLFSVIRDDPPPPWSPVTILPQNPTIGRWLTYRLADVQGVAMNIATPLPGAWIRDFLETGFGRSGQVVHFERNALFLRLLRILPALRDDPVFSEFRHYLGEGDPSRRLVSLSDELSELFDRAMLYRPEWLTSWEDFPEDLSWPAVLWRNVAGKDHPAHFARLLHEFHSLPVLDSLWQEALPDRLFLFGLSGIAPATLDIFFRIGRETSCQVHFFFLNPTDRYWADMVSLRSWEHMEEELKPYFDPGHPLLAFLGRTARDLHKKLEEGIRPEDPVADIRECFEEPEGTTTLSRLQRSLFRMDAAAEFLERLPDDGSLRIVSSPSVVREVETLRDFLLDRFLAQPDLRLEDVVILAPETELYAGTIRAVFEATGEGGRAGEPVLSVTVSDRPPFEAALADALVGLLRLPVFPLTLSFVQRLLSFQTVLDRFSLDRKMASELLEALARAGFRWGVDKQDRTRDEPEDHTLDWAVSRILEGYCTGIEEQGLVFPVSPFVLPDDPQGEKAGILFRLLDLFRSWRDRLSGRHALSAWAESVSALLSDFFVLDPDRDRDLFALGQSLRELCRDIHDVEDMDCMMVTEMLSRRIFRTTWRDRFFSGGITFGRMVPLRSIPFRIVCLLGMGESAFPRNDVAQSFDFLRESPRPLDRSVREDDLHLFLEILLSARSSLWISYVGGEGEDGTTGLPSPPVRQLLETLREPFPPEKKGQGLFREVPSDPFDPSCFSREAGSWGSFSSSRAGIVRSRSTRTDSSPSFFVPKKGRLVLPKGPEDRGSGRRISLSRLQSFYRNPPFYQAKNVLNLAVAGERPLLLDEEPFLLDPSQEIADPAQNPWPPVGPLQREQQTRKRRERRERLLGGFEGLQEDHTETRRFSLGIGGSLLFGTLSLYRETGLIVQDPFPWALRPPDLLRVFLAHLAGSLAFSFYRGTVLLNLAKDFPRTDSTDRPVLWSSEPEEATRLLRPYLVLYRRFRTRTFPFVPAVSLAYALEQRNQRGRGPDPRKAIAAAQTAWRQLDPWRTDHGQKNSWKSPFRKDPRRREGFYPHLFFDPEGDWIKDPFFGLLAQKLWNPILDRLFPDGQEGER
- a CDS encoding alcohol dehydrogenase, which gives rise to MKAVRSLGPGQPFVCQDVPDPRPGSGEVLLRVQACGICHSDMFVREGLFPGISYPRIPGHEVVGVILETGPGVADFRKGDAVGVGWHGGHCLTCPACRRGDFILCSRGRITGISFDGGYAEFMVAPEHALARIPDGMDPAEAAPLLCAGVTTFNSLRHAGALAGSVVAVLGIGGLGHLALQFAKKMGFRTVALSSGSEKSGLARSLGADEYVDMKKENPVEALEKMGGARVILATVPHSDTISRLVDALGDDGRMVLLGADTAPVQVSPLQLIPKRKSVSGWPSGDALDSEETLNFANLAGIRAMVERMPLDRAEEAYEIMIRNKARFRVVLTV
- a CDS encoding MarR family winged helix-turn-helix transcriptional regulator, whose product is MDVLNKKEEESPWEEYPIRIKLMKLFWMLGPAFVRWAESQMEMDGYTPQRMYLLGNLYEYGPMMMSALKDRLGVTATNITAHVDALEREGMVERVPLPSDRRVTIISLTP
- a CDS encoding efflux transporter outer membrane subunit, which codes for MMTPGAKTSAFSLATLLILAGCAVGPDFHTPPAPKTNAYTKKPLPENVTVTENGKKVVQTFRPGSDIPGEWWTLFHSRALNGLIEEALKSNPNFKAAEQSLLQAMENVGVGEGSFLPSGTASLGTTQQYFNGAAFGAPFLSNLFTLNTGNVSVSYTLDIFGGIRRQLESLKAQAEYQRYQLEAAYLTLTSNIVLTAIQEASYRAQIAATRQIVNVLDRELSIVRHQYALGYASRTAVLTQETILYQEKALLPALKKQLAFEKHQMAVYLGRFPNEKIGDDFRLDDLSLPKQLPLSLPSELVEHRPDIRAAEEQLHSASAQIGVATANMLPQVSLTGNYGSESIEGYFSPGSQFWAWGPSVSNPLFQEFTLYHQKKAAIAAFRKAKDQYKNAILQAFQNVADTLRSIQSDADILNVQTSAEKAAQESLHIAEHQFTIGAIGYPDLYNAQRTYQQALINLVQARANQYSDTVALFQALGGGWWNLPGATPKGIKLANLNATR
- a CDS encoding efflux RND transporter periplasmic adaptor subunit, giving the protein MNVQRLSPIQTGILLFLGGAILFALQGRFHLFNFSLFSPPPKPVPFRMPVPVAFVEQKTVPVYKTYVGTTEAIKNVTLQAMVTGYLRDQLVPDGSDVRKGTVIYKIDSRYYKASVDQARAQKERDAANLEYANVNQHRNALMVTHGDVSKDAYDLATSTMHQARSSVLSDKANEELAKINLGYTRIVAPFAGRLSHSQAFKGSLIASGTTLNTLVQLDPIYATFNPPEPDLPLISANQKKGSLPAVITLADNPDSRYRGRLTFLDNTVDRTTGTITARVTISNPDRTLLPGQFVRVHLHIGDHPGALLVPQVAIGSSQVGKYLYVIGKGNIAEMRFVSLGSTFGNMTEVTKGVNLGEAVIVGNQQKIGPGMPVLPIYPKKTSTRS